Part of the Chroicocephalus ridibundus chromosome 17, bChrRid1.1, whole genome shotgun sequence genome is shown below.
CCCCTCAACACGTCTCTGCGGGGAGCTGCTCTTGAATTATGGGCAAATGCACCTGCTTTCTCAAGATACTGCTACATAGAGAAAAGATGAGACCAAGAAGAAAGAGCTCCTCTCCTGACCATCATAGAccccttgctttccttttctcttgccacccatccacctctctctgcctctctcttctgatctCTCCGAGCCCAGTGTTTCACAGACATACCATTGCAGAAGCTCTTTTCTATCTTGGTAGTACACCTTTCCTGACCTTGTACTTGTGTTTTGACACACagggttttttgaaagctgatgcaGGGACATGAAAGCTCTCTCATGCCACTCACGCTCTTACGGTGTCCCAGTCTCTCTCCAGGCTGGTGCATGTCATGCAGCTTGCCCGGACTATCcattcctcctgcctcctcctcagggcctgggctttcttttccctccctacctTGACTTCGGAGCCTCCTGAGaggacagggaatggggagcagcatgaaagTGCTCACAGGTGTTCCCATGATCTCTCACCATGCTGGAGGTGACCTGGAGCCAGCACAGGAGGGCCAGGCACCACAGGCTCTTCCCTGGAcactccaggcagcaggagagtggAAATTAAAAGTGTGGGTGaaagcacagctctcctctgggGGTATCCCAGTGTGAGGTAGTTGGCATTACTGTGTTGTGAGATCCACGCTGAGCTGAGGTGTGAGGCTGCCTGCTCAAAGATACCGCCTTGCTGTACCCATCCATGGGGCTagtgctgcagagaaaggaaaagggagcctgctcctctgacattttgcatctcctcttgttttgcatttcagagtctttccctgcacagtcactgaccctctttttcttccaggcaccatgggatagaccactgtcacccagcaagaagcacAAGTCACAGCGAAGCAGGGAGACACCTCTGAAACCACCTGCACCTACCAAACCTCCAGCTTTGATGCCTTGCTCTGgtacaaacagaagaaaggacaagCTCCACAGCGTATCTCCtatcaggcagcagctggctACAAGCCCAGTGGCTgtctcaccaccgtgctgaacaccaccgagaaatacagcctcctaCAGCTGGAGAAAGTcgagctctctgacagtgccttcTACCTCTGTGCTTTGCATGACAccccggtgcagggagcttccttggctgtgcaagagcccaggggagggaggggatgggtcTGAGCTTGGGGGAAGGGGCCCTCAGGTGTCCCTTGGCAGCGATGCTTCCCCTGTTCACCCAGGGATTTGCAAGACAAGATCCTCTTCCAGGAGAGGACAGTGCCAGTGGCCTGAGAAGAAATAGAAGGGTGGTGAAAGACTCTCAGGTTCCCTTGTTTTCACCAGGGGTTATGTGGTTATTCTGCCCAATGGCTCTGGTGAGCTGGTGGGCAATGCAGGAGGTTGTGGGGGTTTGTGCAATGGTTCctcactgctgctctttgctttctggatCTCCCTGCTGCACACTGCTTCCTCAGGGTTTCCTGTGGGCCTGTTTCTTTGAGTCTCTGCTCTGAGACGTGTCCCTTAGCGGCTGGAgttcaaagaaagatggaaaacctgCCCTCTGGCAATGCTCCTTCCTGGAATTACATGATtgcaataattttcaaaaatactcagaACCACCATGCGGACCCTCCAATTGCTGCACGGCCGTGTGCTGAGATCTGGAggacctgctctccccagtgcacTCTGCCCATCCTTGGAGCCCTTCTCATGCAGTACCTCATAGGTttcccgcagccctgccccatttcttctgcagtgtgACCAGGCTGTACAGCTCTATGCAAGATCTCGGTAGGGGAGTAGACCAGCAAGCGGAAGTGAGTAACAGGCTCCGTGAGGAGAAGAGCTGGCCTTAGGGAAAGCTATTTCATGATTCCAACATCAACCTGTGAGTCCCCTTAGCCTTGCACATCTGTGTAACTGCTGGGCTGTGCAGGAAATTCTTTCGGGGTAGAGGGTGTATAGGTGGGCTGCCCTTACTACCCTTGGCCTTGCGTTCAGGCCGTGTGCCCTCATTCAGGGGACAAGTGTGAGGACAAGGATGAGAAGGCCGGATGTTGCTCTGAAGGCTTTTTCTCACACCATCTTTGCTCCTGCATCCTTGGGGGCCACCTTCTGACTGAGCTTCTTTTCCCACCACAGGGCTATccagagcaggaggaattcccttctgcacaggcttgtgagctgctgacctctcagagcctccagcagcactggggagcactcTCTAAGGGAAAGCAATGGTCAGTCTCCTTGTTGCAGGACGTGTTCTGATGCCAAGAGATTCCAtgtgagcagagatgctggaataCAGGGCCTGATACCCACTGGCTGTGGAGGAGATGAGTatatcttcctcagctccaagggacagtgattggaagggacccattaccccatgtcccaccctccccttcctcttctgcttgtgcCCGCACCTTATCCCCCACCACCCAAGACAATGCCTTTCTTCCTTGGCATAGAAGGACATGTTGACCATGAAAATGATTACACGAAAGCAGACGTAAGTATGAGAAAACTTTAATGACTCTGAGGTGGAAAGAAGTACACTTGTAGAGGAGGtggccagagcagggagaggaccaGCAGATGACAGAAGTCTGCTGCCATTGCCCACAGTTGAGACCCCACAGGCCTGTCCCACAGAGGGTGAGGGGCCAGCAGATGCCCCACGGCGGCTTTGCACGTCTTATGGcctagaagaacaaaaaataccagaagaaatgggagagagaataaggcacGGAAGTTAGACTTTGGCCAGATTTTCAGTGAAACCCATCAGCTCTcctttggaagggcagcaatggcTGCTCAGCCTCCCTAAAATCAATGGCCAGGAGCTTTGTCTTCAATCCAGCATCAGGTTCCTGGGGGCCCTTGTCAGGGCTGTCACCAGCGCATTTAGCAGGGGGGACACCTTCTGCCatagtagcggctggaaatgccagagaggtcacagcacccagagttgatgggcactccatcacagctgaggatgctgccaacggcagcggaggtggaggatcccacaacggtgttctgcgggaaggagctgaggatggggccgggcagggtcaccaccacgggggagggctcgatgacgacagtggagttctggcactgcctgacacagggctcattgcagctgttagccagtggggtcgggccacagggccggcagggctaGCACTGGtcatagcaggacatgtctctgggctgcaggagcacctgtgagagagggcagagaggcagtAGAGCACATACATATTTGAGGAACAGTCTGCCAGGAGTCTGTCACTCCACCACAAGCATGTCAAAGGCATCTGCTGAGCCAGGAGCTAGAAACTGTGCAGTGAGGCAAAAGGGTTACCAGACACAGTACTGTGAGGATCACCCCGGCCCAACCAGGCTGCTGCCAATCTTTTCAGTGAAGGGCAACCTCAGCCAAGTGCCAAGTCCTCTTTCAAGATAATGCAAAGTGTCTCCAAGCCCAAGGAGGCTGCTGCCTATCTCTTAAGAGAACAGCTCCCTCAACCAAGTCCCAGACACTCTCTGACTCAGACCttcatccttcttccccttctcatggagagcagcaccacagcccaCTATAGGAGGGAGGAGTACACACCTGCATGAGCAGAAAACAACGCAGGGAAAGGgcttcagactcacctggttctcaaggaggaggaggagagagaagtggaTGGGAGAACAAGGAGTTGGGCTGGTTTTATGGTGGCCCTGACCTGCCCTGGGCCGAGAGGTAGCTTCTACAGAAGTGGCATTGTCTAAGCTGCTCATGATGAACAGAAAACATCCCAGCTAATGACATGGGCTGGGTAGCTGTTTTCTCAATGCCGCCTTCTCATTTCCTAGCTTATGCTGTCCGCCTTCCCTCACGGAGTCTTCTTCTGAGTGCTGGGATTGTGAGACCCCATGATTTCTGGGGCAGGAATGTGtcagtgcctgctgcagcctcagctcAAGTGCCGAATGGGTGCAGTGCAGGCAAGTGATGTTGGCCTGGGGCACACTGGTGGGGTGGTCTGTGGCTGCATTGACAGGAATGAGCCAAACTACTCCCAACTCTGCAATCCTTGGTCGGTCTCCCAAGAACATACCTTGTCTTTCCCTCCCATCTCACTCCAGTGGTCACTTGTAGGGTGCAGGTGGGCTGCACTGCTGGGTTTCATAGACTCTTCAAATCTTTTAAGCAGGAAACTAAGCAGCCCTCCCCAAGCTATGGGTATTAAAGAGCtgtaaaattatttcccccatTATTTCAATGCTGATGAAAATCAAAGTTATGCGGGTCCTCTACCAGCACCGGGATAtagctctgccctggtgaggccacatctggaggaggaatttctttactttgagggtgacagagcactggaacaggctgcccagagaggtggtggagtctccgtctctggagacattgaaaacccatctggatgcgttcctgtgcaacctgctctaggtgaatctgctctgacaggggggttggactaggtaatttccagaggtcctttccaacccccatcattctatgattctgtgatgacctcccttgacctgctgaccacacccTTCTTAATGtacccaggagaccactggccctcttggccacaaggacacattgctgcctcacagtcaacttgctgtccaccaggactcccaggtctctctctacagagccaCTTTCCAGCAGATCAGATCCTATCCTGTTATTCCTCCCTTGGtgtaggaccctacacttgcccttgttgaactttattaggttcctctccacccaagtcTCCAGCCGGTCCATGTCTTGCTGTATGGCACCACAGCCTTCTGCTATGtcagccagtcctcccagttttgtatcatcaccaaacttgctgagggtacactctgtccccttatCCAGGTTGCTGATGGATGCATTGAACAAGACtgggcccagcactgacccctgaaGAACacccactggttacaggcctccaactggactctatgCCACTGTTCCTGGTCTCAAGGACATAGGATTCCTCAAGACTGGTCTTGGCttgtaaagactgaggcaaagaaggcattccgCACCTCAgcctttccatgtcctgtgttGCCAGGCTGCACAGCATCGGAGAAGGCCCACTCATTCAGCAGGGGGACTACAGTTCCTCtagccttccttttgtcacctgtgTCCTTAGAGAatcccttcttgttgcctttgacagcTGTTGCCAGAGTCAGTTCCACTTGGCCTTtgcctttcctaacctcatccctgcatgcttggaCAGTGTCCCTGGAGTCCTCCCCAGTTTCCTCTGCTCACTTCCTTCTTGTGTTTTAGTttggccaggagctccttgttcatccatgcaggcctcctggcatgcTTTCCTGACTTTCTGCTCATTGGGATGGCCcgctcttgagcttggaggaagtggtccagATGTCTTAAGCCTCTGTTGCCTCCAGGGCTATACCCCACAGGAATTTTCCAAGCAGGTCTTTAAAGGCACCAAAGCCTGCTGTCCTAAAGGCCCAGGTTATGAGCTTGCTATTTACGCTCCTCAGTCCCCTTGGGATcatgaactccaccatttcacggTCACTGCAACCCAGGCTGCCTTTGATCTTCACATCCACaacaagctcttccttcttgATACCTATGAGGTCCAGCAGAACACCTGTCCTCATGGGATCCTCTATCACTTGGGGGATGAAGTTGTCATCCATGCACTTGAGGAAACGtgcttatgtcctgctgtgctgctcctccagcagatattggggtggttgaattTTCCCATGAAGGCCAGTGAATATCagactgctcctgcctgcctgtaGAGGGTCTCCTCTGCTGGTTCTTCTTGGTCAGGTGTCCTATAGGAGACACCCACTACAGTATGttctttatctgtcttctctttaatgCTTACCCACAAGCTCTTGGTTGGCATATCACCCATcctcaggcagagctccatgcactccagctgctctctcacagaaagagaaagtccccctcctcatcttttcaatctgtcttctgaaagagcctgtatccctccaCTGAAACATGCCAGTCATGGGAGCCATCCCACCCTGTCTCCATGATCCCAACATGATTGTAGCCCTGCAACTGCTCACTGATCTCTAACTCCTCACATTTATTCTCTTTAAGGGCAATGAACTGTTTTGTAGTTGTAAACCCGTAGGTGGGGCTGAAGCCTTCCACTTGGTGCCAGAAGTCACCAGCATCCATCCTCCAATTGTCCTCTGCAAATCTGCTTTTAGGAGTCTACAAGCagtattcagtttttaagaaccatcttttaaaagcacaggaacaggcaattCCATTGTGTTTCATGTTAAGCAAGCAGGGCAGAAGACCTCATGgaactcaagaggaaaaagaaattgtaaaaactCTGGAAGGAAGGTCAGGCTTCGCAGGAAGGTTATAAAGGTGTGGTTCACATatgcagggaaaaggcaggaaaggccaaGGCTCAATGAGAGTTGAGAGTTGGCCCGTCTTGTGTCAGTcaacaagaaaggatttttaagtacGTAGacagcaagaggaggtctaaaggaAACACTGAACAAATACCTGTTGAAGATGGTCACTTGACTGAAGTCCTGTTGAACTACTTAGATATCCTTCTATGATGAGgtcacccacctagtggatgaagggaaggtggcggatggagtttttctgaattttactaagGCTTTTAATAGTGTCCCTATCCTTCTGGAAAAGTTGGGAAGTCAAGTGAGTTCTGGAGAGtcaactgtgggatgagcaggaatATGGTGTGCTGGgagaaaaactggctgaaaggcagggctcaaagggttgtagtgaatggggctacatctggctgatgACCAGTCAGCactggtgctcctcagggctcaattctagggatggttctgttcaatattttgatCAGTGATCTGGATGTAGGAGTTGAGTGTGCCAtgagcaattttgctgatgataccaaactgggaggtgttgAGGCGTCTctggagggacaggaggccttgcagagggatctaggtaAATCAGAGCATTGGGCAAtcattaatggcatgaaatttaacaagtccaaatgacaGATTCTGCATCTGGGATGGAGTAACACCAGACACAGGTATAAAtttggagaggagtggctggagctgccctgcagaaagggatctgggggtgctggttgtcaGCAGGCTCAaaaggagtcagcagtgtgccctggaggcCAGAGGGCAAACCACAGCCTGGGGTGCATTAACACAGTCCAACCAGCCggtcaagagaggggattatcCCACTGCATCAAGCACTGGGGTGGCCTCCCCTTGAGTACCGTGTGTATTTCGGGGCCCCACAAGTTAAGAAGGAAGTGAAGGtgcttgaatgcatccagaggaggacaacaaagcctgtgaaaaggctggaaggaatgtcccaTGAAGAGTGGCTAagaactttgggcttgtctagtttggagaaaaggagtctgagaggTGACGTCATGGCTCTCTatagcttcctgaggaggggaagtggagagggaagtgctgatgtcttctccctgggatccagtacCACGACACAGAgcaatggttcaaagctgcatcaggagagGTTCAAAGTTGTCATTAACAAACAGTTCTTCACCAAGAGAGTGGTCATACACGGGGACAGGCTTCCTAAAGAGGGGGTTGATGCCTGTCAGTAGTTAAGAGGCatttttggacaatgcccttaataacatgctttaacttttttaacttgCAACTGCTTGACGACTGACGAATGCCCACTGCTTGCTGTTTGTTATGCCTGAGAATATTCTGTGGTCTTACAGTTGCTGGCAACTGCTGCCTAAGGAAGTGCTCTGGAAAGATCCTTTTAGCAAATTTGTGGAGGACGTAAGGTTTGCTCTTCTGCTCATTTACAGAGCTTTAGGTAAAGCAGGGATGGactatttgggggaaaaagaagcacCTAGTCCATGAAAATTAGCACGAGCAACTATGGGGGCTGTAATGACCTGGGAAAGACAGGAGGACTGACACAGTCCTCTCTTTGGATGCTGAAATGAGGGACATTCTCCAGACACCAGGTTTGCTGGCCTATGAGAAAGCTTAGGTGTATACAAACGCTCTGCAAAAGTACTTCTCCCACAAGAAGCAGAGCAATCAGAAAGGGGGGACAAtaactgctgcttttccagagaaaaaccaGACAGAGGTGGATAAGCCCCTGGAGACTCCTGAGGACTCCAGCCCTGTTGTTCAGGAAGTGCCTGATAATATGCATCCACGGTATTGGAAGAATGCGCAAGTGCTCCTAGGTGAACTAGGGCAGCACAAGCCTGTTTCTTCTTGGGAAAACCAGGGAAGTTTTGTGTACAAAAGAGATGTCATTAAGGGGTCCCACCTGCATGATTTAGTCCAAGGTATCCTTCAGACTTGTGTCCCATCTGAGAAGACCTGAAGACTAGGATGTGTTTAGGAAAGCCATGGCTGCGGTGAATGTCCCCTCTGGCATCATGGATCATACAACAACCACGGTCTCTGGGAAAACTAAAAGTGACTGAAGATGTCCAAGAAGCATCCCAGACATCTTGTAATATGAGGGTGATACCTAAAACTCAGTGGCACATGCTCTAAAgtttactgttgaaataaaaatattcatgatgCAGTAGTATCCGCAGGCCATgagggagagatgctgcagtTGCTTCCTCTGGAAAGCACTTTCTGTAGCATTGtgattttcaaaggcaatgaTGCTTTCAGGAAAGAGAGCACTCTTTGAGTGGGGGGTAACCACATGAGTCAAAAAACCTCTGTGTGGTTCTGATGTGCCAAGAAAATTGCTAGCCAGTGCTCTCTGGGCTGGTTATGAGGGTGTGTAGTCACCACCATGCTCACTGGTCTTGCGGGAACATGGGCCCCAGGGAGCTAGTTCCTCAGCTAAGCGCccagaaatgttttcctggtgTAGGGCTCTgctaagaaaaaacaagagagtTGCTCCATCTCAGACTGCGATCTCATCCCTGTGTTACCACTGGACTCAGCACTGACTCCTACagaagagggagaggtggggagaggtgtCCCCAGTCCTAACCCCATGCAGGAATCACTCTGTCCTCTGCCCTGGTCCTGTGCTGCTGTTGGTGTGTGGCATTTGTGTGAGGGCAAACTCCCACAGCACATGGGCACAGAGTCTGCAGTTGTGGGATGCCCTTGGCCTGTGTgtgaggagcagcagtgctgcatgGAGCACAAGGGTCACTTCAGCCCCAGGGTTCTGGGAATGCTGAAGGAGGTTGGTGCCAGGGGAAAGGCACCCCAGCGTGTAGCCTGTGTTTGGGCTGGTGCGTGCCCTATGCCGTTCAGAGACAGCTCATGGATCCTGCTGAGGGTTGAATGAAATCCCACTGTTGCTGCCATGTCTCCATGAAGCTGGAATATCTCCTCTCACACAGCACCTTTCTGGACTAGACTGGGGTTGTGGCACTTGTGGGGCTGCAGAGTTCCCGCACCTCAGGAAAGCTCTGCTTGAGGAAGacaaggcagcacagagcagtgctgcctctttgggcaccAGTCACTGTCCTAGGCCTGCCTTCAGCCAAGGGGTGCTGGGTTCACTGGGACAGGGGACTCCAGTGAGTGGCCTGCTGTAGCTGATACCAATAGTAACTTGTGAACACCTCAGCCCTACATATCTGGGCAACAGATGGGCCATGACAGATGCTGGAGAGTGATAGAATTGTATGGGGAATCTGTCCCTGCTGCTCGTGCATGGCATACTGACCATGTCCCCTAGATCAGGtgatggagggaagcagcaggtggaGTAGGCAATGTGGGCCATCCCCAAGGCTATTCACCCATTCCCAGTTCCTGCCATCCTTTGGGAACATGGTTTTCTGAGCCTccttgcccagcacagctccacccaAAGCAAGAGGAGCACTCTTCCCCAAGAGCTTGTGGGACTGCAGATTTCCCAGGCCTCCTACATGCCCACAGTTCCTCTCTCGAGGACAAGAGTTGTCAGGATTCCCTTTCACATGACACGGGCCATGGCAAAGGGGCTATTTCTGAGCCGAGCTGCAGCAAGGCAAGGACTGATGGCCGTTGGCTGTGGAGTAACCAGGGATGTCTTCTTCAGCTTCAAGAGGCAGTGCCTGAAAGAGGACTCGCTGCAGTGTGTCAAACCCTCCAATGCCTCTAGGAGTGATGAAAggttcccctgtgcccccacctaATTCCTCCTGGAAAGCAATGGTTTTCTCCTTCCACAGTCAGTGTGCAGATGGAAAGACCATATAAAGGGCACAGGCAGGGTTGCAGTAGTTgtttaatgagtctaaagaatGAGAATGAGTCTAAAGAATGTGATCATTCCAAGTGGAGGCCCCCAGcgtggggagcagaaggagcagacaaGAATGTGTTCCCCATTTCCTGTGGCAGAGTTCCCACAGGGCATCTGTTGACCTGCCCATCAAAGGGAGACAGGCTAGCAGGTTCCTCCAGGCCGGTTTCTGAGGTCTTCACAACAAGGCTTTAAGGGAAGCACAAGACATcaaagaaaagatagaaaaaggGTGAGAGGAAGACCGGAAAGGTAAAtattgtctgtgttttcagagacaCCAGGTTGGCGTCTTCACATCTGTACTTGCAGGGAGAGTCAGAGATggtcagctgcttttaaaaaaaatggcatgaagtCTGATCCTCTGTTCAGCACCATGTTCTGAGTTCCAAGGGGTCCTTACGGGGAGCCGTTGTCAGCATGTTTAGCAGGGGGGGCATCTgctgccacagtagcggctggaaatgcaggaaaggtcacagcagccagagttgatgggcactccatcacagctgaggatgctgccaacagcagcggaggtggaggatcccacaacggtgttctgtgggaaggagctgaggatggggccaggcagggtgaccaccacgggggagggctcaatgacgacggtggagttctggcactgcctgacacagggctcattgcagctgttggccagtggggtggggccacagggccggcagggttGGCACGGCTGGCACTGgtcgtagcaggacatgtcttgggtTCAGAGGTGCGCCTGCGAGACAACCAAGTGAGGAAGCAAAACAACGGGTTGTATGAGGAACAGCCTGTCACAGCaccatgagagagagaaagaacatgcAGGGCTGGGAGACGGAGGCTGTGCCAAGAATGTGAGGACTTCTTGGCCTCATTCTGACAGggcccaaaaaaagccaccagctcCTACACAGCTACTGCCTGGACCCTGAGTCCAGAAGCCACCTCAGCAGAGTCCCAGCCTCCCTCCATGTCtaaccttctccctgcttccccctcccatgacaagcagccccatgagctggcAGAGAACAAAGCTGGTATCAGCTGAGAGGTCAGCTGAAGTGAGACCCCCTTTTagagacagtggaaaagaagGTTCTTCAGACTCACCTgactcccaaggagaaggaggcaagagaagtggatgagagagtgaggagctgggctggcttttatCATGCACCTTaactgccccaggctgccagagGCATCCCTTGCAGAGGTGATTCTTTGCTgacaagctcatcttgaatgcaaaacaTCCCGAGCAATGCTATGAGCTATGTTTTGGCTTCCTGGATTGCTGTCTTTCCATTTCCTGCTTTATGCCAGGCACATTCCCCAGTGGAGGCATCTTTTACATGACAGGATGAGAGCCCCAAGCATTTCCGGTGCAATACACGTTGGCGTGGGCAGACGACTCACCTCACATGCTGGAAGAGTCCAGGAAGGGTCACTCAAGACACACTAAACAGATGCTttgacaacacacacacacacacacccacacatacTCACACACTAATCTAGACCTCCAGGCATCTAGAGTGAAATGAGGAGACTCAAGACACCCAATGAGAGGCTGCCTACACTGTCCAGGGCACAGGACATGGACCTGACAGAGTCATCTTCTGCAAATCCTGTTTGAAAGAGTTCATTGTAGCTGAGGGAAGACTGATGTGCACTCAGGGAGAGCCAGAGATGCAGCTGAGGAGAGTGACATACCCAGCTTGATGCCATTCACCCACACAAAAGCCCTTTCCCTGCTACCCATCTGCGCCTGAGTACCAGGGACATGGATATGGGGTTTAGCCGTGGGATAGAGGTGTTTGTAGGCTCTGGTGGAAGAGCCTGTGGGTTCACTTCTGACCGTGTGATGAAGCAAGCCATGTGCAGGTGACCAGGTAGACAGGCCCTGCTGTGAGCTTATGCTAGCTGAGGAGTTCAGAGGCAACCATTGGTCATTTGCAGGATCGGTGTCTCCAGAAAGATGATTCATTCCATTTCCTGTGGACATCTGCTTAGGATGGGACAAGTCCCCTGTGTGAGCTGATGTCTCTCTACTGACTGTGGGAAGagtctgttggagtgggtccaaagAAAGGCTCCAAAATGATCCGagggttggaacacctctcctgtgaagaaaggctgagagaggtggggttgtttagcctggagaggaggaggctctggggagaccttcttgtggttttgcaatttttgaaggtggcttataagaaagaaggagaaagataTTTTACCAGGACCTGTAGTGAAAGGCCAAGGGTCAAtagcttaaaactgaaagagggtagatttagattggactaaggaagaaattattctatgatgagggtggtgagaaacTATAAAAGATTGACTGGAGACGTTATGAAAGCCCCATcattggaggtgttcaaggtgaGGTTTGGTGCAGGCtctgagcaatgtgatctagtGAGAGATGCTGCTGGCCATGACAAGGGATattgaactagatggtctttcaAGGTGCCTTCCCATGGGTGCAAATGCATACATGAGCAGAGCAAGAGGAACATGTACGTGAGCATGAACCTGCACACACACCGCTGAGAACTAGGGCAACCAATGCCAGCTCACAGCCTCTTGGGATGACTTCAGGCAAATCCTTCAGACCCCACAGTCAAGGCAATGA
Proteins encoded:
- the LOC134524433 gene encoding feather keratin Cos1-1/Cos1-3/Cos2-1-like; this translates as MSCYDQCQPCQPCRPCGPTPLANSCNEPCVRQCQNSTVVIEPSPVVVTLPGPILSSFPQNTVVGSSTSAAVGSILSCDGVPINSGCCDLSCISSRYCGSRCPPC